A portion of the Kribbella jejuensis genome contains these proteins:
- a CDS encoding ABC transporter permease, translating into MTTTATAVRQNLWANDWMRFGVRRLGRLLVSLWVVVTASFLMIHLIPGDPVRAALGPTAPAELVAAKRAALGLDDPLWRQYGAYIERLFNGDLGSSLVSQLPVSDVIAQRLPATLTLAVLAFVLAVTIALPIGVGVGVLTRGGRGRRTELAFTAGSVLLGIVPDFLIGVGLVFVFGVSLSWLPVAGNQSPAAYVLPVLCLALGPAAILARILRVELVSVLDADFIRTARAKRLPARVVYLRHALPNAATAALTLGALILSSMVAGTVLIENVFSWPGLGMTIVQSILDKDYPVVQGIVLVYGMGVLLANTVVDVTLALLDPRSIIRED; encoded by the coding sequence ATGACGACGACAGCAACCGCCGTACGGCAGAACCTGTGGGCCAACGACTGGATGCGCTTCGGCGTACGGCGGCTCGGCCGCCTGCTCGTCTCGCTGTGGGTGGTGGTGACGGCCTCGTTCCTGATGATCCACCTGATCCCGGGTGACCCGGTCCGCGCCGCGCTCGGGCCGACCGCACCGGCCGAGTTGGTAGCCGCGAAGCGGGCGGCGCTCGGCCTCGACGACCCGCTGTGGCGGCAGTACGGCGCCTACATCGAGCGGTTGTTCAACGGCGATCTGGGTAGCTCGCTGGTGTCGCAGCTCCCGGTGTCCGACGTGATCGCCCAGCGGCTGCCGGCAACGCTGACGCTCGCAGTGCTCGCCTTCGTCCTCGCGGTGACGATCGCGCTCCCGATCGGCGTCGGCGTCGGCGTGCTGACCCGCGGGGGCCGCGGCCGGCGTACCGAGCTGGCCTTCACCGCCGGCAGCGTGCTCCTCGGAATCGTCCCCGACTTCCTGATCGGGGTCGGCCTGGTCTTCGTGTTCGGCGTCAGCCTGAGCTGGCTGCCGGTCGCGGGCAACCAGTCGCCGGCCGCCTACGTCCTCCCGGTGCTCTGTCTCGCGCTCGGCCCGGCGGCGATCCTGGCGCGGATCCTGCGCGTCGAACTGGTCAGCGTGCTCGATGCCGACTTCATCCGCACCGCCCGCGCCAAACGGCTGCCGGCGCGCGTGGTCTATCTGCGGCACGCCCTCCCCAACGCGGCGACCGCCGCGCTCACCCTCGGCGCGCTGATCCTGAGTTCGATGGTCGCCGGGACCGTGCTGATCGAGAACGTCTTCAGCTGGCCGGGGCTGGGGATGACGATCGTGCAGTCGATCCTCGACAAGGACTATCCCGTGGTGCAAGGCATCGTCCTCGTGTACGGCATGGGCGTGCTGCTCGCGAACACCGTCGTCGACGTGACCCTCGCCCTGCTCGACCCGCGCTCGATCATCCGGGAGGACTGA
- a CDS encoding ABC transporter substrate-binding protein, translating to MYLRAPVRAAACAAVLVALVACSNQSAGGGGADAVVDGGTFTMALPTDPGNLDPQSSAASALFTVTQLAYDPLLSVDPANGDIRSGLATKWAVNGRTVTLTLADGIKCSDGTALTASNVVANLKYVGDPKNKSPFLGTFLPAGATGTADDATRTVTITLATPAPFVLNGLASLPIVCPSGLTDRKSLAKKTSGTGPYVLTEAAPGDHYTYQRRDGYTWGPNGATTKTQGMPKTVVMKVIQNETTAANLLLSGSLNAAAIIGPDAQRLEKAGLFAARTTALIGEQWYNHAKGRATSDAAVRMALTQALDLPELRKVLTSGKGTPPTTLATIEPVACTGDAISPSLPARDVEAAKTAVQKAKLPPLTFLYDNSRGSGVAAAAELAVQQWQAVGVKVTAKGMNGTAMNETLFSSGDWDIAWVPLNVNSPDQVVPFLSGPAAPNGTNFAAIQNKDYEAKVKKAASMSGKASCPTWLQAESAVVAAADLVPFANSAVQTFGAKARFATPGQLVPTSIRMLAN from the coding sequence ATGTACCTGCGTGCCCCCGTCCGTGCCGCCGCCTGTGCCGCCGTCCTGGTCGCGCTCGTTGCCTGTAGCAACCAGAGCGCCGGCGGCGGTGGAGCTGACGCGGTCGTCGACGGCGGCACGTTCACGATGGCGCTGCCGACCGACCCCGGGAACCTCGATCCGCAGTCGTCGGCCGCGAGCGCGTTGTTCACGGTCACCCAACTCGCCTACGACCCGCTGTTGTCGGTCGATCCCGCGAACGGTGACATCCGGTCCGGCCTCGCCACCAAGTGGGCCGTGAACGGCCGGACCGTCACCCTGACCCTTGCCGACGGCATCAAGTGTTCCGACGGTACGGCGCTGACCGCGTCGAACGTGGTCGCCAACCTGAAGTACGTCGGCGACCCGAAGAACAAGAGCCCGTTCCTCGGTACCTTCCTCCCGGCCGGCGCGACCGGTACGGCCGACGACGCGACCAGGACCGTCACGATCACGCTCGCCACTCCCGCGCCGTTCGTGCTGAACGGTCTGGCCAGCCTGCCGATCGTGTGCCCGTCCGGTCTGACCGACCGCAAGTCGCTGGCGAAGAAGACCTCGGGCACAGGCCCGTACGTGTTGACCGAGGCAGCGCCCGGCGACCACTACACGTACCAGCGTCGGGACGGCTACACCTGGGGCCCGAACGGCGCGACAACCAAGACGCAGGGCATGCCGAAGACCGTCGTCATGAAGGTCATCCAGAACGAGACCACCGCGGCGAACCTGTTGCTTTCCGGCAGTCTCAACGCCGCCGCGATCATCGGGCCCGACGCCCAACGGCTGGAGAAGGCCGGCCTGTTCGCGGCCAGGACAACGGCCTTGATCGGCGAGCAGTGGTACAACCACGCCAAAGGCCGGGCAACCAGCGACGCGGCCGTCCGGATGGCGCTCACTCAGGCCCTCGACCTGCCCGAACTCCGCAAGGTGCTCACCTCCGGGAAGGGCACGCCACCCACCACCCTCGCAACGATCGAACCGGTCGCCTGCACCGGCGACGCGATCTCACCGAGCCTGCCGGCGCGTGACGTCGAGGCGGCGAAAACCGCCGTACAGAAGGCGAAACTGCCGCCGCTGACCTTCCTGTACGACAACAGCCGCGGCAGCGGTGTCGCCGCGGCGGCCGAACTCGCCGTCCAGCAGTGGCAGGCCGTCGGGGTGAAGGTCACCGCGAAGGGCATGAACGGTACGGCGATGAACGAGACCCTGTTCAGCTCCGGTGACTGGGACATCGCCTGGGTGCCGCTGAACGTCAACAGCCCGGACCAGGTGGTGCCGTTCCTGTCCGGACCCGCGGCGCCGAACGGGACCAATTTCGCCGCGATCCAGAACAAGGACTACGAGGCCAAGGTCAAGAAGGCAGCCTCGATGTCCGGCAAGGCGAGTTGCCCGACCTGGCTGCAGGCGGAGTCCGCTGTGGTGGCCGCCGCCGATCTGGTGCCTTTCGCCAACAGCGCGGTGCAGACGTTCGGCGCCAAGGCACGATTCGCCACGCCGGGCCAACTGGTGCCGACCAGCATCCGGATGCTGGCGAACTGA
- a CDS encoding serine hydrolase domain-containing protein has translation MAALVEIEKWLAEAVPGAIERYDVPGAAWAVLAGGEVVDGAAGVLSKATMVEATADSVFQIGSITKLWTATLVMQLVDEGKVDLDVPIRTYLPEFQIADESAAARITTRQLLCHTAGFEGDIFTDTGRGDDCVEKFVRELRGVAQLFPPGEQFSYNNAGYCVLGRLVEVLRNSPYDECLRDHLITPLGLTHTAPGPYEAILYRAAVGHIETEPGAGYHPAPVWSLVRSNAPAGSSLAMRPRDLLTFAQLHLNDGKAADGTQVLAPGTAGRMHDRQVELPDLGLMGTSWGLGFERFENGDALIIGHDGGTIGQSAFLRILPEAGVAVALLTNGGDVVSLYREVAGHVLEQLAGVHLPALPEPPTKPERIDASRYVGTYEADVLEMTVGQDEDGRIWLVQKPKGVFEELGGQVERKELLPYGENSLIPVDADRGMHLPHVFLGDDGHGHALYLHIGRAVRRAGA, from the coding sequence ATGGCAGCGTTGGTGGAGATTGAGAAGTGGCTGGCCGAGGCTGTGCCCGGGGCCATCGAGCGGTACGACGTACCTGGCGCGGCGTGGGCGGTGCTGGCCGGGGGAGAAGTGGTGGACGGCGCGGCCGGCGTCCTCAGTAAGGCGACGATGGTTGAGGCGACCGCGGATTCGGTCTTCCAGATCGGGTCGATCACGAAGCTGTGGACCGCCACGCTCGTGATGCAGCTGGTCGACGAGGGCAAGGTCGATCTCGACGTACCGATCCGGACGTATCTGCCGGAGTTCCAGATCGCGGACGAGAGCGCGGCCGCCCGCATCACCACGCGGCAGCTGCTGTGCCATACCGCCGGCTTCGAAGGGGACATCTTCACCGACACCGGTCGCGGCGACGACTGCGTCGAGAAGTTCGTCCGGGAGTTGCGCGGCGTGGCCCAGTTGTTCCCGCCCGGCGAGCAGTTCTCGTACAACAACGCGGGCTACTGCGTCCTCGGCCGGCTGGTCGAGGTGCTCCGGAACTCGCCGTACGACGAGTGTCTGCGCGATCACCTGATCACGCCGCTCGGTCTCACGCACACGGCACCCGGACCGTACGAGGCGATCCTGTATCGCGCGGCCGTCGGTCACATCGAGACCGAGCCCGGTGCCGGGTACCACCCCGCCCCGGTGTGGTCCCTGGTCCGGTCGAACGCGCCGGCGGGTTCGTCGCTCGCGATGCGGCCGCGCGACCTGCTGACGTTCGCGCAGCTGCACCTCAACGACGGCAAGGCCGCGGACGGCACCCAGGTGCTGGCTCCGGGCACCGCCGGCCGGATGCACGATCGGCAGGTCGAGCTCCCCGACCTCGGGTTGATGGGAACGTCCTGGGGCCTCGGTTTCGAGCGGTTCGAGAACGGCGACGCCCTGATCATCGGTCACGACGGCGGAACCATCGGCCAGTCGGCGTTCCTGCGCATCCTCCCCGAAGCAGGCGTCGCCGTCGCGCTGCTGACCAACGGCGGCGACGTCGTGTCGCTGTACCGCGAGGTGGCCGGACACGTGCTGGAACAGCTCGCCGGCGTGCACCTGCCCGCGCTGCCGGAGCCGCCAACGAAACCGGAGAGGATCGACGCGAGCCGGTACGTCGGCACGTACGAGGCGGACGTCCTCGAGATGACCGTGGGCCAGGACGAGGACGGCCGGATCTGGCTGGTGCAGAAGCCGAAGGGTGTCTTCGAGGAGCTCGGCGGACAGGTCGAGCGCAAGGAACTCCTGCCGTACGGCGAGAACAGCCTGATCCCGGTCGACGCCGATCGGGGCATGCACCTGCCGCACGTGTTCCTCGGTGACGACGGCCACGGCCACGCCCTGTACCTGCACATCGGCCGGGCCGTCCGCCGGGCCGGCGCCTGA
- a CDS encoding acyl-CoA dehydrogenase family protein produces MINLETPRKFRAFVNQAHQVAAEMLRPNSRRYDLAEHEYPVELDMLAAMVDGLGASGTGSGAGASGVRRTAAAEDGVVNGSNLSSVLSIMEMCWGDVGLLLSMPRQGLGNSAIASVASDEQLKRFEGVWAAMAITEPGCGSDSANIQTTARLDGDAYVLNGEKIFVTAGGRCDAVVVWATLDKTLGRAAIKSFVVMKDTPGMTVERLEHKLGIRASDTATIRFDNCRVPVSNLLGTADIDKGFAGVMQTFDNTRPLVAAMAVGCARASLELTRDLLAEAGVHIDYDRPAHRQSAAAATYLAMEADWEAAYLLTLQAAWMADNAQPNSLQASMAKAKAGRSANDITLRCVELTSTLGYSEHHLLEKWSRDSKILDIFEGTQQIQQLIVARRLLGKTSSELK; encoded by the coding sequence ATGATCAACCTCGAGACGCCCCGCAAGTTCCGGGCCTTCGTCAACCAGGCGCATCAGGTCGCGGCCGAGATGCTCCGGCCGAACTCGCGGCGCTACGACCTGGCCGAGCACGAGTACCCGGTCGAGCTCGACATGCTCGCGGCGATGGTCGACGGATTGGGGGCCTCCGGCACCGGTTCGGGCGCGGGCGCTTCCGGAGTACGGCGTACCGCTGCCGCCGAGGACGGCGTGGTGAACGGGTCGAACCTGTCGTCGGTGCTGTCGATCATGGAGATGTGCTGGGGCGACGTCGGCCTGCTGTTGTCGATGCCACGCCAGGGCCTTGGGAACTCGGCTATCGCGTCTGTCGCGTCCGACGAACAGCTGAAGCGCTTCGAGGGCGTGTGGGCCGCGATGGCGATCACCGAACCGGGCTGCGGGTCGGACTCCGCCAACATCCAGACGACCGCTCGTCTCGACGGTGACGCGTATGTCCTGAACGGCGAGAAGATCTTCGTCACCGCGGGCGGCCGCTGCGACGCGGTCGTCGTCTGGGCAACGCTGGACAAAACGCTGGGCCGCGCCGCGATCAAATCCTTCGTGGTCATGAAGGACACGCCTGGAATGACCGTCGAACGCCTCGAGCACAAACTGGGCATCCGCGCCTCCGACACCGCCACGATCCGCTTCGACAATTGCCGCGTCCCGGTGTCGAACCTGCTGGGCACAGCCGACATCGACAAAGGCTTCGCCGGCGTCATGCAAACCTTCGACAACACCCGCCCGTTGGTCGCGGCCATGGCGGTGGGTTGTGCCCGCGCGTCCCTCGAACTGACGCGAGACCTCTTGGCCGAGGCCGGCGTACACATCGACTACGACCGCCCCGCCCACCGACAATCCGCGGCGGCCGCTACGTACCTGGCAATGGAAGCCGACTGGGAAGCCGCCTACCTGCTGACCCTCCAAGCCGCCTGGATGGCCGACAACGCCCAACCCAACTCCCTCCAAGCCTCCATGGCCAAAGCCAAAGCCGGCCGCTCCGCCAACGACATAACCCTCCGCTGCGTAGAACTGACCAGCACCCTCGGCTACTCCGAACACCACCTACTAGAAAAATGGTCCCGAGACAGCAAAATCCTCGACATCTTCGAAGGCACCCAGCAAATCCAACAACTGATCGTCGCCCGCCGCCTGCTGGGCAAAACCTCATCCGAATTGAAATAA
- a CDS encoding acyl-CoA dehydrogenase family protein, with protein sequence MSVQERTRRDAIGVGVALLNRLARWRAIDRLGLRKPTERAVFEATKTGFRTAGALSRRFTAAAKLASPSRLPAARGTGRLDLTPTEDQQMMVEVVREFAADVLRPAAAAADTACTTDPKILEASAELGLTLLEVPEELGGIVTERSAMTGVLVAEALAHGDMGQAVACLAPSAVSTAISLWGDETQQATYLPAFTGASVPAAALALLEPRALFDPFELRTRFTGGLLNGVKSLVPRAAEAELFVIGAQTDAGPRLFVVEPDHPGVTIEAEPSMGLRAASLSRVILTDVPAVPLGTADDYRECVRLSRLGWCALALGTARAVLDYVTPYVNEREAFGEPISHRQSVAFMVANIAIELEGMKLVTYRAGSRASQGLPFAREVALARRLCAEKGMQIGTDGVQLLGGHGFVKEHPVERWYRDLRAIGIMEGAVLL encoded by the coding sequence ATGAGCGTTCAGGAAAGGACCCGGCGGGACGCCATCGGTGTCGGCGTCGCCCTGCTGAACCGGCTGGCCCGGTGGCGGGCGATCGACCGGCTCGGGCTGCGCAAACCGACCGAGCGAGCGGTGTTCGAGGCGACCAAGACCGGATTCCGGACGGCCGGCGCGCTGTCCCGGCGGTTCACCGCCGCCGCCAAGCTGGCGTCGCCGTCCCGGCTGCCCGCGGCCCGCGGGACCGGACGGCTCGACCTGACGCCGACCGAGGACCAGCAGATGATGGTCGAGGTCGTCCGTGAGTTCGCCGCCGACGTACTGCGGCCCGCTGCCGCTGCGGCCGACACCGCGTGTACGACGGACCCGAAGATCCTCGAAGCGTCCGCCGAGCTCGGGCTGACCCTGCTCGAAGTACCGGAGGAGCTCGGCGGCATCGTCACCGAGCGATCCGCGATGACCGGCGTACTGGTCGCTGAGGCGCTCGCGCACGGCGACATGGGCCAGGCGGTCGCGTGCCTCGCGCCCTCCGCGGTCAGTACGGCGATCTCGCTGTGGGGCGACGAGACGCAGCAGGCGACGTACCTGCCGGCCTTCACCGGTGCGTCCGTCCCGGCGGCCGCGTTGGCGCTGCTCGAGCCGCGAGCGCTGTTCGATCCGTTCGAGCTGCGGACGCGGTTCACGGGCGGTCTGCTGAACGGCGTGAAGTCGTTGGTACCGCGAGCCGCCGAGGCCGAGCTGTTCGTGATCGGCGCGCAGACCGACGCCGGGCCGCGGTTGTTCGTGGTCGAGCCGGACCACCCGGGCGTGACGATCGAGGCGGAGCCGTCGATGGGGTTGCGGGCGGCGTCGCTCAGCCGGGTGATCCTGACCGACGTACCGGCGGTGCCGCTCGGGACCGCGGACGACTATCGGGAGTGCGTGCGGCTGTCGCGGCTCGGCTGGTGCGCACTGGCGCTCGGGACGGCGCGGGCGGTGCTCGACTACGTGACGCCGTACGTCAACGAGCGCGAGGCCTTCGGTGAGCCGATCAGCCATCGGCAGTCGGTGGCGTTCATGGTCGCGAACATCGCGATCGAGCTCGAGGGCATGAAGCTGGTCACGTACCGGGCCGGATCGCGTGCGTCCCAAGGGCTTCCGTTCGCGCGGGAGGTGGCGCTGGCGCGGCGGCTGTGTGCGGAGAAGGGCATGCAGATCGGAACGGACGGCGTACAACTGCTCGGCGGGCACGGGTTCGTGAAGGAACATCCGGTCGAACGCTGGTACCGCGACCTGCGGGCCATCGGCATCATGGAAGGCGCGGTACTGCTCTGA
- a CDS encoding LacI family DNA-binding transcriptional regulator → MAVSMSDVARHAGVSQRTVSNVVNNYVHVSPATRARVQASLDALGYRPNTAARRLRTGRTGTVTLAVPTFRERYFADLAEAIVGAARVRGTTVLVETTGGRRETELELLRGGGDILTDGVIMSAVSLGRGDRRGAHPVVLIGDREPGSTIDHVGIKNREAAQEAVTHLLDTGRRRILLLGANRGPRRSYQLRRQGYQAALKKHGLDVDPELIVDCDWTTADAAVAVTRTFKGLKPDGIFAMNDSAALGALRALRRGGVDVPREVSVIGFDDIVESGLSTPTLSTVAPLLDEIAASALDLLEEQLAEDHVPQHRMAGYELRLRESSTR, encoded by the coding sequence ATGGCGGTCAGCATGTCCGACGTGGCGCGGCACGCGGGTGTCTCGCAGCGGACCGTCTCGAACGTGGTGAACAACTACGTCCACGTCTCCCCAGCGACCCGGGCCCGAGTCCAGGCCAGCCTCGACGCGCTCGGGTACCGCCCGAACACCGCCGCCCGCCGGCTGCGCACCGGCCGGACCGGCACCGTGACCCTGGCCGTCCCGACCTTCCGCGAGCGGTACTTCGCCGACCTCGCCGAAGCGATCGTCGGCGCCGCCCGGGTCCGCGGTACGACGGTCCTCGTCGAGACCACGGGCGGTCGCCGGGAGACCGAACTCGAACTGCTCCGCGGCGGCGGCGACATCCTCACCGACGGCGTGATCATGAGCGCGGTCTCGCTCGGCCGCGGCGACCGACGCGGCGCCCATCCGGTCGTCCTGATCGGCGACCGCGAACCGGGCAGCACGATCGACCACGTCGGCATCAAGAACCGCGAGGCCGCCCAGGAAGCGGTGACGCACCTGCTCGACACCGGCCGGCGGCGGATCCTGCTGCTCGGCGCGAACCGCGGCCCGCGCAGGTCGTACCAGTTGCGCCGCCAGGGGTACCAGGCCGCCCTGAAGAAGCACGGCCTGGACGTCGATCCCGAGCTGATCGTCGACTGCGACTGGACCACTGCCGACGCGGCCGTCGCGGTCACGCGTACCTTCAAGGGTCTGAAGCCGGACGGCATTTTCGCGATGAACGACTCGGCTGCGCTCGGTGCGCTCCGGGCGCTGCGCCGCGGCGGGGTCGACGTGCCGCGGGAGGTCTCGGTGATCGGGTTCGACGACATCGTCGAGTCCGGGTTGTCGACGCCGACGCTGAGTACGGTCGCGCCGCTGCTCGACGAGATCGCCGCCAGCGCGCTGGACCTGCTCGAGGAGCAGCTCGCCGAGGACCACGTACCGCAGCACCGCATGGCCGGTTACGAGCTCCGGCTCCGGGAGAGCTCGACCCGCTGA
- a CDS encoding alcohol dehydrogenase catalytic domain-containing protein → MTRTALAPTFTGAGKIEFAAHDYPDPGPGQLLLAVQANALCGTDRHQYYDGSSVVPGHEAAGTVIVTGEGTNTAVGTRGAVFLMDFCGGCRSCRYGATNQCFAKRADMGFTHDGGYGPYEIVHESNFFPITDDIEIGNATMLLDVMGTSSHALGRAALVRQDVESVYIAGAGPIGLGLTVMSKLTYGADVPVYISDLSRWRLEFAESFGAIPLMVGNLQAAGNPDIAFDASGKASARRAALDIISKRGALICVGHGEGLTLNVSDDLISPEHAVLGSEYFRYDELPGNLALLSEHQELISQVISHRFPVADIAEAFRLFMSGETGKVVVTQEGAV, encoded by the coding sequence ATGACGCGCACCGCCCTCGCCCCGACGTTCACCGGAGCCGGAAAGATCGAGTTCGCGGCCCACGACTACCCCGATCCCGGCCCCGGGCAGTTGCTGCTCGCGGTCCAGGCCAACGCACTCTGCGGCACCGATCGGCATCAGTACTACGACGGTTCGTCCGTCGTACCCGGCCACGAAGCGGCCGGCACCGTGATCGTCACCGGCGAAGGCACAAACACCGCCGTTGGCACTCGCGGCGCCGTGTTCCTGATGGACTTCTGCGGCGGGTGCCGCAGTTGCCGGTACGGCGCCACCAACCAGTGCTTCGCGAAACGCGCCGACATGGGGTTCACCCACGACGGCGGCTACGGCCCGTACGAAATCGTCCACGAGTCGAACTTCTTCCCGATCACTGACGACATCGAGATCGGCAACGCCACGATGCTGCTCGACGTGATGGGCACCAGCAGCCACGCGCTCGGCCGCGCTGCGCTGGTCCGGCAGGACGTGGAGAGTGTGTACATCGCCGGCGCCGGGCCGATCGGGCTCGGGCTGACCGTGATGAGCAAACTGACGTACGGCGCCGACGTGCCGGTCTACATCTCCGACCTGTCCCGGTGGCGCCTCGAGTTCGCGGAGTCGTTCGGGGCGATTCCGTTGATGGTCGGCAATCTGCAGGCGGCGGGGAACCCCGACATCGCGTTCGACGCGTCCGGGAAGGCGTCCGCCCGACGCGCGGCGCTCGACATCATCAGCAAGCGTGGGGCGCTGATCTGCGTCGGGCACGGCGAAGGCCTGACGCTGAACGTGTCCGACGATCTGATCAGCCCGGAGCACGCGGTGCTCGGCAGCGAGTACTTCCGGTACGACGAACTGCCAGGCAATCTGGCGTTGCTCTCGGAGCACCAGGAGCTGATCTCCCAGGTGATCAGTCATCGCTTCCCGGTCGCCGACATCGCTGAGGCGTTCCGGTTGTTCATGAGCGGCGAGACCGGCAAGGTCGTCGTCACGCAGGAGGGAGCCGTATGA
- a CDS encoding Gfo/Idh/MocA family protein — protein sequence MRVAVVGAGGWGEHHARIFSRREDTELVAVVGRTPDRTRARADKYGTTPYTDLDLMLERERPELITVCLPNEEHYEVTLKLVHTGIPLLVEKPLVFDLAEADTLLNDAGGNFFAINFNHRYAEPVQRAKALIDAGELGDLIFATWRFGGEANHGNSPHANLIETQCHGFDMLEHLVGPISAVSAHMTNKTYGAFSTIALALDFENRAVGTMLGTYDSSYAYPDTQHIEINGTEGRLVIHDTVRALTFSKPGDPVEQRWHSTYFDDESRTFAATFDRHVDALLQSLKAGNPPPVPAEAGRRALQLAHAAIESHKTGRRVST from the coding sequence ATGAGGGTCGCGGTCGTCGGCGCCGGCGGTTGGGGCGAGCACCACGCCCGGATCTTCTCCCGGCGCGAGGACACCGAACTGGTCGCCGTTGTCGGCCGTACGCCTGACCGCACCCGGGCGCGCGCGGACAAGTACGGCACCACGCCGTACACGGACCTCGACCTGATGCTGGAGCGCGAGCGGCCCGAGTTGATCACGGTCTGCCTGCCGAACGAGGAGCATTACGAGGTCACGCTCAAGCTCGTCCACACCGGTATCCCACTGCTCGTCGAGAAGCCGCTGGTCTTCGATCTCGCAGAAGCCGACACGCTGCTCAACGATGCCGGAGGCAACTTCTTCGCGATCAACTTCAACCACCGGTACGCCGAACCCGTCCAGCGCGCCAAGGCGCTGATCGACGCCGGCGAGCTCGGTGACCTGATCTTCGCGACCTGGCGCTTCGGCGGCGAGGCCAACCATGGCAACTCCCCGCACGCGAACCTGATCGAGACGCAATGCCATGGCTTCGACATGCTCGAACACCTGGTCGGGCCGATCTCCGCCGTGTCCGCGCACATGACCAACAAGACGTACGGCGCGTTCAGCACGATCGCGCTGGCACTCGACTTCGAGAACCGCGCGGTCGGCACGATGCTCGGCACGTACGACTCGTCGTACGCCTACCCGGACACCCAACACATCGAGATCAACGGCACCGAGGGCCGCCTCGTCATCCACGACACCGTCCGCGCGCTGACCTTCTCCAAACCCGGCGACCCGGTAGAACAACGCTGGCACTCCACCTACTTCGACGACGAATCCCGCACCTTCGCCGCCACCTTCGACCGCCACGTAGACGCGCTCCTGCAGTCCCTGAAAGCCGGCAACCCCCCACCCGTCCCCGCCGAAGCCGGCCGCCGAGCCCTCCAACTGGCCCACGCCGCCATCGAATCCCACAAAACCGGCCGCCGCGTCAGCACCTAG
- a CDS encoding RNA polymerase sigma factor gives MDQLLRELAPQVLGFLARRHGQFDLCEDAVQEALLAAATQWPVDGVPANPRGWLITVATRRLTDAFRSESARRRREDNLAAMAGPEELVAPGADVDEMPDTDDTLTLLFLCCHPAVTPASQVALTLRAVGGLTTAEIARAFMVPEATMAPRISRAKKSIKAAGSRFELPPEAEQADRLRVVLQVLYLIFNEGYTASSGEELQRVELTAEAIRLARMLRTALPDDGEVAGLLALMLLTDSRRAARTTADGGLVPLDEQDRSLWDREQIREGADLILHTLQQGTVGPYQLQAAIAAVHAEAPSAAETDWRQIHALYLVLEKYAPNPMVTLNRAIALAQIESPQAGLDLLDTIADDKNISETHRLDAVRAHLYERLGEPVKARDHYLAAARRTTSLPEQRYLQAKADKL, from the coding sequence ATGGACCAGTTGTTGAGGGAGCTCGCGCCCCAGGTGCTGGGGTTCCTGGCGCGGCGGCACGGGCAGTTCGACCTGTGCGAGGACGCCGTACAGGAGGCGCTACTGGCGGCGGCGACGCAGTGGCCGGTGGACGGCGTACCGGCGAATCCACGCGGCTGGTTGATCACGGTCGCGACGCGGCGGCTGACCGACGCGTTCCGCAGCGAGAGCGCGCGGCGGCGGCGCGAGGACAACCTGGCGGCGATGGCCGGACCGGAGGAGTTGGTTGCCCCGGGCGCCGATGTGGACGAGATGCCGGACACCGACGACACGTTGACGTTGCTGTTCCTGTGTTGTCACCCCGCGGTTACACCCGCATCCCAAGTGGCGTTGACGTTGCGGGCCGTCGGCGGTCTGACGACGGCGGAGATCGCCCGCGCCTTCATGGTGCCAGAGGCAACGATGGCGCCGCGGATCAGCCGGGCGAAGAAGAGCATCAAGGCGGCCGGCAGCCGTTTCGAGCTGCCGCCGGAAGCGGAGCAGGCCGACCGGCTGCGCGTCGTACTGCAGGTGCTCTACCTGATCTTCAACGAGGGCTACACGGCCAGCTCGGGGGAGGAGTTGCAACGCGTCGAGCTGACCGCCGAGGCGATCCGGCTGGCGCGCATGCTGCGTACGGCGCTGCCGGACGACGGCGAGGTGGCGGGGCTGCTCGCGTTGATGCTCCTCACCGATTCCCGGCGTGCCGCCCGGACGACCGCGGACGGTGGGCTGGTACCGCTCGACGAGCAGGACCGCTCGCTGTGGGACCGCGAGCAGATCCGCGAGGGCGCCGACCTGATCCTGCACACGCTGCAGCAGGGCACGGTCGGCCCGTACCAGCTCCAGGCCGCGATCGCCGCCGTCCACGCCGAGGCCCCGAGCGCGGCCGAGACCGACTGGCGCCAGATCCACGCCCTCTACCTGGTCCTCGAGAAGTACGCCCCGAATCCGATGGTCACGCTCAACCGGGCCATCGCCCTGGCCCAGATCGAAAGTCCGCAAGCTGGTCTCGACCTCCTCGACACCATCGCCGACGACAAGAACATCAGCGAAACCCACCGCCTCGACGCGGTCCGAGCCCACCTCTACGAACGCCTCGGCGAACCGGTGAAAGCCCGCGACCACTACCTGGCCGCAGCCCGCCGCACCACCAGCCTCCCCGAACAGCGCTACCTCCAGGCCAAGGCTGACAAGCTCTAG